Proteins from a single region of Thermoplasmata archaeon:
- a CDS encoding DNA primase large subunit PriL, which yields MDLALLAKYPFLREASGFVLGEKVSLEEILLEPAYARARSLGKARVLEALERTQASERIAIATADQLGLLLAYPVARMLASALDDTYLTRRFALREAIEAEGRLAGEGDDFILHVAAELGMELRRSDGGFRLHFTDFLRFTNTMRDAPWKLINQPVERGYVLLRRERALRVLRNAIQRHIEQGLPLPVNDDILAAFRADLAEIRGVLEAKKATFRAEDIGKVSITRFPPCMYNLLAQIQNHENVPHMGRFAIVAFLHHIGLSNDEIFRVFGDVPDFAADVTRYQIEHITGTSSPTEYTPPECSTMKSYGICPGPDRICMTIKHPLSYYRVKGRERRPRGESASTAV from the coding sequence GTGGACCTCGCGCTCCTCGCGAAGTATCCCTTCCTCCGGGAAGCCTCCGGGTTCGTCCTCGGAGAGAAGGTGAGCCTCGAGGAGATCCTGCTCGAGCCGGCGTACGCCCGCGCGCGGAGCCTCGGCAAGGCGCGGGTGCTCGAGGCCCTCGAGAGGACGCAGGCGTCCGAGCGGATCGCGATCGCGACGGCGGACCAACTCGGGCTCCTGCTGGCGTACCCGGTCGCCCGCATGCTCGCCTCGGCGCTCGACGACACCTACCTGACCCGGCGGTTCGCACTGCGCGAGGCGATCGAGGCCGAGGGCCGCCTCGCCGGCGAGGGAGACGACTTCATCCTCCATGTCGCCGCGGAACTCGGGATGGAGCTCCGGCGGTCGGACGGCGGATTCCGGCTGCACTTCACGGACTTCCTGCGCTTCACGAACACGATGCGCGACGCGCCGTGGAAGCTGATCAACCAGCCCGTCGAGCGCGGATACGTCCTCCTGCGGCGGGAACGGGCGCTGCGCGTCCTGCGCAACGCGATCCAACGGCACATCGAGCAGGGCCTCCCGCTGCCCGTCAACGACGACATCCTCGCGGCGTTCCGCGCCGACCTCGCCGAGATCCGCGGGGTGCTCGAGGCGAAGAAGGCGACGTTCAGGGCGGAGGACATCGGGAAGGTGAGCATCACGCGCTTCCCGCCGTGCATGTACAACCTCCTCGCGCAGATCCAGAACCACGAGAACGTGCCGCACATGGGCCGTTTCGCGATCGTCGCCTTCCTGCATCACATCGGGCTGAGCAACGACGAGATCTTCCGGGTCTTCGGGGACGTGCCGGACTTCGCCGCGGACGTGACGCGGTACCAAATCGAGCACATCACCGGCACGTCGAGCCCGACGGAGTACACGCCGCCCGAATGCTCGACGATGAAGTCGTACGGCATCTGCCCGGGCCCGGACCGGATCTGCATGACGATCAAGCATCCGCTGTCGTACTATCGGGTGAAGGGGCGCGAGCGAAGGCCGCGGGGCGAGAGCGCGTCGACCGCCGTCTAG
- a CDS encoding ester cyclase produces the protein MGIEENKASVRMFYDEVWNRGNLSVVDKMTAENFVDHNPPPGATPGREGSKQTFQMIRAAFPDGLTTIDDIIAEGDKVVVRATMTGTHQGDFMGIPATGKPVKITGIDVMRFEQGQAVERWGEWDTAGLMQQLGVAPPPPQALETPEESETPGEPENE, from the coding sequence ATGGGAATCGAGGAGAACAAGGCAAGCGTGCGCATGTTCTATGACGAGGTCTGGAACCGAGGGAACCTCAGCGTGGTCGACAAGATGACGGCGGAAAACTTCGTGGACCACAACCCGCCGCCGGGCGCGACTCCGGGCCGAGAGGGCTCGAAGCAGACGTTCCAGATGATCCGTGCGGCGTTTCCCGACGGACTGACGACGATCGACGACATCATCGCGGAAGGCGACAAGGTCGTCGTCCGCGCGACGATGACCGGGACGCATCAAGGGGATTTCATGGGGATCCCTGCCACGGGGAAGCCGGTGAAGATCACCGGCATTGACGTCATGCGTTTCGAGCAAGGGCAGGCCGTCGAACGCTGGGGCGAATGGGACACGGCGGGCCTCATGCAGCAACTCGGCGTCGCGCCTCCGCCGCCACAAGCGCTGGAGACGCCCGAAGAATCGGAGACGCCGGGAGAGCCGGAGAACGAGTGA